CAGGCCGGTCTTGGTGTCGATGCCGTACTGCACGGCGTTGTACAGCTTGCCCGAGGACGAGACTTTGGCGCCGTGGGTCAGGTGACCGCCGTGGGCCAGGCTCATGCCGAGGATGGTGTCGCCTGCCTGGATCAGTGCCAGGTACACGGCGCTGTTGGCCGAAGAACCGGAGTGCGGCTGGACGTTGGCATAATCGGCGCCGAACAGTTGCTTGGCGCGTTCGATGGCCAGCGCTTCGACCTTGTCGACGTGCTCGCAGCCACCGTAGTAGCGCTTGCCCGGATAACCTTCGGCGTACTTGTTGGTCAGGCCGCTGCCTTGCGCTTCCATCACGCGTTTGCTGGTGTAGTTCTCCGACGCGATCAGCTCGATGTGATCTTCCTGACGTTGCTCCTCGGCATTCATCGCCGCCAGCAGTGCATCGTCGTAACCCTGGATCCGGTCTTGCTTGCTGAACATCGCGTCTCTCCCAGCGGCATCTGTGCGCCATTCGTCTCGGTAAGGCACTGGCAATGATGGCAGTGCCCTTTGATGCCGATGGTATGGCCGGCGCAGGGAGGTCAAATGCCTACGGACGCCACGCAAAGGTGCGTTTACGACATGGCGACAGCGACGGACTCAAACAAGCAGCTGGCGCAAGGCCAGAAGAACGAGGAAATGCGCGGGATAGAGCGCATACGCCCAGCGCCGCAGGGGTGGCGCATGGAGGTAAGTGGCGTGTCGCAACAGGAACATTCCGGACAGTGGCGCGATCAGGCAGGTCGCAATGCCGAGGACCGCCACACGGTTGCCGAACTGCGCGGATTCGAAGAGCACCTGCCACTGATTCGCCGCCAGACACACCAGCCCCGGCAGCAGGCTGAAATACCAGGGTTTGCGAAACACCAGCAACGTCGCCAGCGGCAGCAGGACGCCGAACAGACCGAACATCAGTCGCTCCGGGAACAACGCGGCGACCAGCAAGGCGCCGACAGCCAGCAATCGCGAAACCAGTACCCGATCCTGCCAACCCCGCGCCACCAGCAAACCCAGCGCCAGCGTGGGCATCACGTTCAAGGTGTCGGGATCGGGGATGTACAAACGGTAGGGAATCTCGCTGAACAGACTGAACAGCAGCAACCAGCCCAGATAGCGCCATTCGGTCTTGCGCGCGCCGTCCCGCGCCAGGTTCGCCGCCATCACCAGACAGAACCACGGGAACGCCAGCCGCCCCGGTACATACAGCCAATCGGCGCTGATCCCGACATATCGCAGGTGATCGAGCAGCATGCTCAGCAGCGCCAGCCACTTGAGCAGATCGAGTGCGCCGTCGCGCCGGCTCAGGTGCATAATCGGCTCGCATCCTTGTAAAGTTCTGACAGCGACATCCCGTGTGCTCCCCGGATGATCTTCGGTACAGTGCGCACCATCATTGACCCCACGAAGCGCCACAAGCGCCTCGATCACGGAAGCCGGCCATGACCGACAAGAGCCAACAATTCGCCAGCGACAACTACTCCGGTATCTGCCCCGAAGCCTGGGCTGCCATGGAACAGGCCAACCACGGCCACCAGCGCGCCTATGGCGACGATGAGTGGACAGCACGCGCCTCCGATTATTTCCGCAAGCTGTTCGAGACCGACTGCGAAGTATTCTTCGCTTTCAACGGCACCGCCGCCAACTCGCTGGCGCTGTCGTCGCTGTGCCAGAGTTACCACAGCGTGATCTGCTCGGAAACCGCCCACGTCGAAACCGACGAATGCGGCGCACCGGAGTTCTTCTCCAACGGCTCGAAACTGCTGATCGCCGGCACCGAAAACGGCAAGATCACCCCGGCCTCGATCCGCGAAGTCGCGCTCAAGCGCCAGGACATCCACTACCCGAAACCACGCGTGGTGACCCTGACCCAGGCCACCGAAGTCGGCAGCGTCTACACCCCGGAAGAAGTCCGCGCCATCAGCGACACCTGCAAGGAGCTGGGCCTGAACCTGCACATGGACGGCGCGCGGTTCTCCAACGCCTGCGCATTCCTCGGCTGCTCGCCGGCGGACCTGACCTGGAAGGCCGGCGTCGACGTGCTGTGCTTCGGCGGCACGAAGAACGGCATGGCGGTGGGTGAG
This genomic window from Pseudomonas kribbensis contains:
- a CDS encoding TraX family protein, producing MHLSRRDGALDLLKWLALLSMLLDHLRYVGISADWLYVPGRLAFPWFCLVMAANLARDGARKTEWRYLGWLLLFSLFSEIPYRLYIPDPDTLNVMPTLALGLLVARGWQDRVLVSRLLAVGALLVAALFPERLMFGLFGVLLPLATLLVFRKPWYFSLLPGLVCLAANQWQVLFESAQFGNRVAVLGIATCLIAPLSGMFLLRHATYLHAPPLRRWAYALYPAHFLVLLALRQLLV
- a CDS encoding low specificity L-threonine aldolase, whose protein sequence is MTDKSQQFASDNYSGICPEAWAAMEQANHGHQRAYGDDEWTARASDYFRKLFETDCEVFFAFNGTAANSLALSSLCQSYHSVICSETAHVETDECGAPEFFSNGSKLLIAGTENGKITPASIREVALKRQDIHYPKPRVVTLTQATEVGSVYTPEEVRAISDTCKELGLNLHMDGARFSNACAFLGCSPADLTWKAGVDVLCFGGTKNGMAVGEAILFFNHKLAEDFDYRCKQAGQLASKMRFLSAPWVGILENDAWLKYARHANHCAQLLAELVSDIPGVELMFPVQANGVFLQLSEPAIAALTARGWRFYTFIGKGGARFMCSWDTEEERVRELARDIREVMSH